A single Macaca mulatta isolate MMU2019108-1 chromosome 15, T2T-MMU8v2.0, whole genome shotgun sequence DNA region contains:
- the ACTL7A gene encoding actin-like protein 7A, translating into MWAPPAAIMGDGPAKKVGNQAPLQTQALQTASLRDGPAKRAVWVRRRSSEPQEPTESKAAKERPKQEVTKAVVVDLGTGYCKCGFAGLPRPTHKISTMVGKPYMETAKTGDNRKETFVGQELNNTNVHLKLVNPLRHGIIVDWDTVQDIWEYLFRQEMKIAPEEHAVLVSDPPLSPHTNREKYAEMLFEAFNTPAMHIAYQSRLSMYSYGRTSGLVVEVGHGVSYVVPIYEGYPLPSITGRLDYAGSDLTAYLLGLLNSAGNEFTQDQMGIVEDIKKKCCFVALDPTEEKKVPLSEHTIRYVLPDGKEIQLCQERFLCSEMFFKPSLIKSMQLGLHTQTVSCLNKCDIALKRDLMGNILLCGGSTMLSGFPNRLQKELSSMCPNDTPQVNVLPERDSAVWTGGSILASLQGFQPLWVHRFEYEEHGPFFLYRRCF; encoded by the coding sequence ATGTGGGCTCCACCGGCAGCAATCATGGGGGATGGGCCCGCCAAGAAGGTGGGTAACCAGGCCCCCCTGCAGACACAGGCCCTCCAGACTGCCTCTCTAAGGGATGGTCCGGCAAAGCGGGCCGTGTGGGTCCGCCGCAGGAGTTCAGAGCCACAGGAACCTACTGAATCAAAGGCAGCCAAGGAGAGGCCCAAGCAGGAGGTGACCAAAGCAGTGGTCGTGGACCTGGGCACTGGCTACTGTAAATGTGGCTTTGCCGGCCTGCCAAGACCCACCCACAAGATCTCAACAATGGTGGGCAAGCCCTACATGGAGACCGCCAAGACTGGGGATAATCGCAAGGAGACATTCGTGGGACAGGAACTCAACAACACAAACGTTCATCTCAAGCTGGTTAACCCTCTGCGACATGGCATCATCGTGGACTGGGACACAGTGCAGGATATCTGGGAATATCTCTTCCGACAAGAGATGAAGATCGCGCCGGAGGAGCATGCGGTCTTGGTTTCAGACCCACCGCTGAGCCCACACACCAACAGAGAGAAATATGCTGAAATGCTGTTTGAAGCCTTCAACACTCCTGCGATGCACATCGCCTACCAGTCGCGCCTGTCCATGTACTCCTATGGAAGGACCTCCGGCCTGGTGGTGGAGGTTGGCCATGGCGTGTCCTACGTGGTCCCCATCTACGAGGGTTATCCTTTGCCCAGCATCACCGGAAGGCTGGACTACGCAGGCTCTGACCTGACAGCCTACCTGCTAGGCCTGCTGAACAGTGCGGGAAACGAATTCACCCAGGACCAGATGGGCATCGTGGAGGACATCAAGAAGAAATGCTGCTTTGTGGCCCTGGATCCCACTGAGGAGAAGAAAGTCCCTCTCAGTGAGCATACGATCCGCTACGTGCTGCCGGATGGGAAGGAGATTCAGCTGTGCCAGGAACGGTTCCTCTGCTCAGAGATGTTCTTCAAGCCGTCTCTCATCAAGTCCATGCAGCTGGGCCTCCACACCCAGACCGTGTCCTGCCTTAACAAGTGTGACATCGCCCTCAAACGGGACCTCATGGGGAACATCCTGCTCTGCGGGGGTAGCACGATGCTCAGTGGCTTCCCCAACCGTCTGCAGAAGGAGCTAAGCAGCATGTGTCCCAATGACACCCCGCAGGTAAACGTGCTGCCTGAGAGAGACAGTGCCGTGTGGACCGGTGGCTCCATCCTGGCCTCACTTCAGGGTTTCCAACCACTGTGGGTCCACCGCTTTGAGTACGAGGAACACGGGCCTTTCTTCCTCTACAGAAGGTGCTTCTGA